Within the Blastocatellia bacterium genome, the region TCCTTGGAATTGGTTAATCTCCACCCAAGGACTTAACAAGAGGCACTATGAACAATAAACCTTATCAGAGGAAAACTAAAACATTAGCAGTACTACAGTTTAATAATACCTAGTTACTAAAACAGGACATTTGGCCGCACGTAAGATTTTATCTGTAGTTGTACCAAATAAATATTCTTTCTTAGAGTCCCTACCATGTGCGCCAATACAAACTAAATCCACATTTCTTTCTTCTATATGATCTAACAATTCTTGGTAAGGCTCTCCTTCAGCAACAAAACGAGTAATTTTTAACTCTTTGTCTGTCTCTGAATTAATTGCTCCATATGATTCATATACTTTGATGTACAGGATTACCAAAAACAGGAGAACCAGTAGAAATATTTTTAGGTAAAGTATGTAGTAAATCTATTGATGAGCCATAAGTTTTTGCAAATTCTAAAGCATAAGAAAAAGCTTGTTTAGAATATTTAGAGAAATCACATCCTACTAAAATGCGTGAAAGCTCTACTTTGCCAGTTTCATCATTAACCCAGGATTTTTCATTTGGATGAATTACCAATATAGGACAGGGAGCAACTTTACAAACTATTTCGGTTGTAGAACCAAGCAGGCGGCTGCTAATGGGCGACGGCGTGAGAGCATAACAATTAAATCTATTTCTTTGTTCTATTGCAGTGGAAACAATTTTATTAGCTGGATCTCCCTTGGCTAACAATTACTTCCCAATCTGGAATTGGAACATCTGAAGGACTTAAATAAGCAGCTAGAGATTTAGTAAAATTAGTTTCTACATCAATATAAGCAGCGTCATTTGTTTCATCAAATTTTCTATAGAGTAAAAAAAAAGAGTTTGGCACTGTATGAACGTGCTAGTAATAAAGCATAGTCTAAAGC harbors:
- a CDS encoding universal stress protein; its protein translation is MLAKGDPANKIVSTAIEQRNRFNCYALTPSPISSRLLGSTTEIVCKVAPCPILVIHPNEKSWVNDETGKVELSRILVGCDFSKYSKQAFSYALEFAKTYGSSIDLLHTLPKNISTGSPVFGNPVHQSI
- a CDS encoding universal stress protein; its protein translation is MVILYIKVYESYGAINSETDKELKITRFVAEGEPYQELLDHIEERNVDLVCIGAHGRDSKKEYLFGTTTDKILRAAKCPVLVTRYY